One Dromiciops gliroides isolate mDroGli1 chromosome 3, mDroGli1.pri, whole genome shotgun sequence DNA segment encodes these proteins:
- the UPK1A gene encoding LOW QUALITY PROTEIN: uroplakin-1a (The sequence of the model RefSeq protein was modified relative to this genomic sequence to represent the inferred CDS: deleted 1 base in 1 codon): MFEAGLKGTKGGRGCVCPTLTGLLVQLSGLALFAETVWVTADQYRVYPLLGVSGKDDVFAGAWIAIFTGFSLFVVASFGIGAVLCYSRGMILTYLVLMLIVYVFECASCITSYTHRDYMVSNPALITKQMLTYYNAPTSQGQELTRFWDRVMIEQQCCGTSGPLDWVNFTSAFREATSEVEFPWPPLCCQRDANFNPLSEEGCRLGYQDYLFTKGCFEHIGHAIDSYTWGISWFGFAILMWTLPVLLLAMYYYTIL; the protein is encoded by the exons ATGTTTGAAGCTGGGCTAAAGGGTACCAAAGGGGGTAGG GGCTGTGTGTGCCCCACCCTGACTGGTCTCTTGGTCCAGCTGTCAGGCCTGGCGCTGTTTGCGGAGACTGTTTGGGTGACGGCGGATCAGTACCGGGTCTACCCTCTGCTCGGGGTCTCTGGCAAGGATGACGTCTTCGCGGGGGCCTGGATCGCGATTTTCACCGGCTTCTCCCTCTTCGTGGTTGCCAGTTTTGGCATAGGAGCAGTCCTGTGCTACAGCAGAGGAATGATTCTCACG taCCTGGTATTGATGCTGATTGTCTATGTGTTTGAATGTGCCTCGTGCATCACATCATATACCCACAGAGACTAT ATGGTGTCAAACCCAGCACTTATCACCAAGCAGATGCTGACATATTACAATGCCCCCACAAGCCAGGGCCAGGAGCTGACTCGTTTCTGGGACCGAGTCATGATTGAG CAACAATGCTGTGGTACCTCGGGGCCCCTGGACTGGGTGAACTTCACGTCAGCCTTCCGAGAGGCCACGTCAGAGGTGGAGTTTCCGTGGCCCCCACTGTGTTGCCAGAGGGACGCCAACTTCAACCCTCTCAGTGAGGAGGGATGTCGACTTGGCTACCAAGACTACCTCTTCACCAAG GGCTGCTTTGAACATATTGGCCATGCCATTGATAGCTACACCTGGGGTATCTCTTGGTTTGGATTTGCCATCCTTATGTGGACG ctcCCTGTGTTGTTGTTGGCCATGTACTACTACACCATCCTCTGA